A portion of the Hoplias malabaricus isolate fHopMal1 chromosome 1, fHopMal1.hap1, whole genome shotgun sequence genome contains these proteins:
- the pdp1 gene encoding pyruvate dehydrogenase phosphatase catalytic subunit 1, which translates to MAASCQLFRLVCGRELGRIWVPAVLCHTCCQFHLPCNTANHSKWHLSRKYGTSAARHTYYLTPPQVNSILKANEYNFKVPEFDGKNLSSVMGFDSNQLPANAPIEDRRSAATCLQTRGMLYGVFDGHAGCACAQALSERLFYYIAVSMLPHETLAELENAVESGRALQPILQWHKHPNDYFSREASRLYFSSLRTYWQELLDLSTPGEQPDVAEALVSAFKRLDNDISLEAQVGDPNAFLHYWVLRVAFSGATACVAHVDGNDLHIANTGDGRAVLGVQESDGSFSALTLSNDHNAQNEAEVQRVKSEHPRSEAKTVVKQDRLLGLLMPFRAFGDVKFKWSIELQRRVLESGPDQLHENEHAKFIPPNYHTPPYLTAEPEITRHRLRPQDRFLVLGSDGLWETLHRQEVVRIVGEYLTGVHQQQPITVGGYRVTLGQMQGLLQERKARISSTFEDQNAATHLIRHAVGSNEFGTVDHERLSKMLSLPEELARMYRDDITVIVVQFNPHVIGAHQS; encoded by the exons ATGGCGGCCAGTTGCCAGCTGTTCCGACTAGTCTGCGGCAGAGAGTTGGGACGGATTTGGGTGCCTGCTGTTTTGTGCCACACTTGCTGCCAGTTCCATCTACCGTGTAACACAGCAAACCACAGCAAGTGGCACCTCTCAAGGAAGTACGGGACCTCGGCTGCACGGCACACCTACTACCTGACCCCGCCTCAGGTCAACAGCATCCTCAAGGCCAATGAGTACAATTTTAAAGTGCCAGAGTTTGATGGCAAGAACCTCAGCTCAGTCATGGGGTTTGACAGCAATCAGCTGCCAGCCAATGCCCCAATTGAGGACCGGCGAAGCGCTGCCACATGCCTTCAGACACGTGGCATGCTGTACGGCGTCTTTGATGGACATGCAGGTTGTGCCTGTGCTCAAGCACTCAGCGAGAGACTTTTCTACTACATTGCGGTTTCTATGCTGCCACATGAGACGCTGGCCGAGCTGGAGAATGCAGTGGAGAGTGGCCGGGCTCTCCAGCCCATCTTGCAATGGCACAAGCACCCCAATGACTACTTCAGCCGTGAGGCATCACGCCTCTACTTCAGCAGCCTTCGCACATACTGGCAGGAGCTGTTGGACCTGAGCACACCCGGAGAACAGCCTGATGTTGCAGAGGCCCTGGTGAGCGCCTTCAAGCGTCTGGACAATGATATTTCCCTGGAGGCGCAGGTAGGAGACCCCAACGCATTCCTGCACTACTGGGTGCTGCGTGTGGCCTTCTCCGGAGCCACGGCCTGTGTGGCACATGTGGATGGCAATGACCTGCATATAGCCAACACGGGAGACGGCCGGGCTGTCCTGGGTGTTCAG GAGTCTGATGGATCTTTCTCAGCACTGACCCTTTCCAATGACCATAACGCGCAGAACGAGGCAGAGGTGCAGCGAGTGAAGTCTGAGCACCCACGGTCTGAGGCAAAGACAGTGGTGAAACAGGATCGCTTGCTGGGCCTCCTCATGCCTTTCCGGGCCTTTGGAGACGTCAAGTTCAAGTGGAGCATTGAACTGCAGCGGCGTGTGCTGGAGTCTGGTCCAGACCAACTGCACGAGAACGAGCATGCCAAGTTCATCCCCCCCAACTACCACACTCCCCCTTACCTGACAGCCGAACCCGAGATCACACGGCACCGGCTGAGGCCGCAGGACCGCTTCCTGGTGCTAGGCTCAGATGGCCTGTGGGAGACTCTGCACAGACAGGAAGTTGTACGCATCGTGGGCGAGTACCTGACCGGCGTCCACCAGCAGCAGCCCATCACTGTTGGGGGCTACAGGGTGACCCTTGGTCAGATGCAGGGGCTGCTGCAGGAAAGGAAGGCCCGCATCTCTTCCACTTTTGAGGACCAGAATGCAGCCACACACCTCATCCGCCATGCTGTGGGTAGCAACGAATTTGGCACGGTGGATCATGAGAGGCTTTCCAAAATGTTAAGCTTGCCAGAGGAACTGGCTCGCATGTATAGAGATGATATCACGGTCATCGTCGTGCAGTTTAACCCACATG